From Lepus europaeus isolate LE1 chromosome 3, mLepTim1.pri, whole genome shotgun sequence, a single genomic window includes:
- the TRIM39 gene encoding E3 ubiquitin-protein ligase TRIM39 isoform X2: protein MAETSLLEAGTSAASTAAALENLQVEASCSVCLEYLKDPVIIECGHNFCKACITRWWEDLERDFPCPVCRKTSRYRSLRPNRQLGSMVEIAKQLQAVKRKIRDESLCPQHHEALSLFCYEDQEAVCLICAISHTHRAHTVVPLDDATQEYKEKLQKCLEPLEQKLQEITRCKSSEEKKPGELKRLVESRRQQILREFEELHRRLDEEQQMLFARLEEEEQDILQRLRENAAHLGDKRRDLAHLAAEVEGKCLQSGFEMLKDVKSTLEKCEKVKTMEVTSVSIELEKNFSNFPRQYFALRKILKQLIAPHSGFSRQRM from the exons ATGGCAGAGACAAGTCTGCTGGAGGCCGGGACCTCTGCAGCCTCCACAGCTGCAGCTCTGGAGAACTTGCAGGTCGAAGCAAGCTGCTCTGTGTGCCTGGAGTACCTGAAGGACCCGGTCATCATCGAGTGCGGACACAACTTCTGCAAAGCTTGCATCACCCGCTGGTGGGAGGACCTAGAGAGGGACTTCCCTTGTCCTGTGTGTCGGAAAACCTCGCGCTACCGCAGTCTGCGGCCCAATCGGCAGCTAGGCAGTATGGTCGAAATTGCCAAGCAGCTCCAGGCCGTCAAGCGGAAGATCCGGGATGAGAGCCTCTGCCCCCAGCACCATGAGGCCCTCAGCCTTTTCTGCTATGAGGACCAGGAGGCTGTGTGTTTGATATGTGCAATTTCCCACACGCACCGGGCCCACACTGTTGTGCCGCTGGATGACGCCACCCAGGAGTACAAG GAAAAACTGCAGAAgtgcctggagcccctggagcagaAACTGCAGGAAATCACCCGCTGCAAGTCCTCTGAGGAGAAGAAGCCGGGGGAGCTCAAG aGACTGGTGGAGAGTCGCCGGCAGCAGATCCTGCGGGAGTTTGAAGAGCTGCACAGGCGGCTGGATGAGGAGCAGCAGATGCTCTTTGCACgactggaggaggaggaacaggacATTCTACAGCGACTACGAGAAAATGCTGCTCACCTTGGGGACAAGCGCCGGGACCTCGCCCACCTGGCTGCAGAGGTGGAGGGCAAGTGCTTACAGTCGGGCTTCGAGATGCTTAAG GATGTCAAAAGTACCCTGGAAAA ATGTGAGAAGGTGAAGACCATGGAAGTGACTTCAGTATCTATAGAGCTGGAAAAGAACTTCAGCAATTTTCCCCGACAGTATTTTGCCCTAAGGAAAATCCTTAAACAGCTAATTG CTCCCCACTCTGGCTTCTCCCGCCAGCGGATGTGA
- the TRIM39 gene encoding E3 ubiquitin-protein ligase TRIM39 isoform X1 gives MAETSLLEAGTSAASTAAALENLQVEASCSVCLEYLKDPVIIECGHNFCKACITRWWEDLERDFPCPVCRKTSRYRSLRPNRQLGSMVEIAKQLQAVKRKIRDESLCPQHHEALSLFCYEDQEAVCLICAISHTHRAHTVVPLDDATQEYKEKLQKCLEPLEQKLQEITRCKSSEEKKPGELKRLVESRRQQILREFEELHRRLDEEQQMLFARLEEEEQDILQRLRENAAHLGDKRRDLAHLAAEVEGKCLQSGFEMLKDVKSTLEKCEKVKTMEVTSVSIELEKNFSNFPRQYFALRKILKQLIADVTLDPETAHPNLVLSEDRKSVKFVETRLRDLPDTPRRFTFYPCVLATEGFTSGRHYWEVEVGDKTHWAVGVCRDSVSRKGELTPLPETGYWRVRLWNGDKYAATTTPFTPLHIKVKPKRVGIFLDYEAGTLSFYNVTDRSHIYTFTDTFTEKLWPLFYPGIRAGRKNAAPLTIRPPTDWE, from the exons ATGGCAGAGACAAGTCTGCTGGAGGCCGGGACCTCTGCAGCCTCCACAGCTGCAGCTCTGGAGAACTTGCAGGTCGAAGCAAGCTGCTCTGTGTGCCTGGAGTACCTGAAGGACCCGGTCATCATCGAGTGCGGACACAACTTCTGCAAAGCTTGCATCACCCGCTGGTGGGAGGACCTAGAGAGGGACTTCCCTTGTCCTGTGTGTCGGAAAACCTCGCGCTACCGCAGTCTGCGGCCCAATCGGCAGCTAGGCAGTATGGTCGAAATTGCCAAGCAGCTCCAGGCCGTCAAGCGGAAGATCCGGGATGAGAGCCTCTGCCCCCAGCACCATGAGGCCCTCAGCCTTTTCTGCTATGAGGACCAGGAGGCTGTGTGTTTGATATGTGCAATTTCCCACACGCACCGGGCCCACACTGTTGTGCCGCTGGATGACGCCACCCAGGAGTACAAG GAAAAACTGCAGAAgtgcctggagcccctggagcagaAACTGCAGGAAATCACCCGCTGCAAGTCCTCTGAGGAGAAGAAGCCGGGGGAGCTCAAG aGACTGGTGGAGAGTCGCCGGCAGCAGATCCTGCGGGAGTTTGAAGAGCTGCACAGGCGGCTGGATGAGGAGCAGCAGATGCTCTTTGCACgactggaggaggaggaacaggacATTCTACAGCGACTACGAGAAAATGCTGCTCACCTTGGGGACAAGCGCCGGGACCTCGCCCACCTGGCTGCAGAGGTGGAGGGCAAGTGCTTACAGTCGGGCTTCGAGATGCTTAAG GATGTCAAAAGTACCCTGGAAAA ATGTGAGAAGGTGAAGACCATGGAAGTGACTTCAGTATCTATAGAGCTGGAAAAGAACTTCAGCAATTTTCCCCGACAGTATTTTGCCCTAAGGAAAATCCTTAAACAGCTAATTG CGGATGTGACCCTGGACCCCGAGACTGCTCATCCTAACCTAGTCCTATCAGAAGACCGTAAGAGCGTCAAGTTCGTGGAGACAAGACTCCGGGATCTCCCCGACACACCACGGCGTTTCACCTTCTACCCTTGTGTCCTGGCTACTGAAGGTTTCACCTCAGGTCGACACTactgggaggtggaggtgggcgACAAGACCCACTGGGCAGTGGGTGTGTGCCGGGACTCTGTGAGCCGAAAGGGCGAGCTGACTCCACTCCCTGAGACTGGCTACTGGAGGGTCCGGCTGTGGAATGGGGACAAATATGCAGCCACCACCACACCTTTCACCCCGTTGCATATCAAAGTGAAACCCAAACGGGTGGGCATATTCCTAGACTATGAGGCTGGCACGCTGTCTTTTTATAACGTCACAGACCGTTCTCACATCTACACCTTCACCGATACCTTCACAGAGAAACTTTGGCCCCTGTTCTACCCAGGCATACGGGCCGGTCGGAAGAATGCTGCACCACTTACCATCAGGCCTCCAACAGATTGGGAGTGA
- the RPP21 gene encoding ribonuclease P protein subunit p21 isoform X1 → MAGPVKDREAFQRLNFLYQAAHCVLAQDPENQALARFYCHTERTIAKRLVLRRDPSVKRTLCRGCSSPLIPGLTCTQRQRRRKGQRWTVQTCLTCQRSQRFLNDPRHLLWGDRPEAQLGSQADPKPPQPGPNTAHSDPAHLPKEKVQAQSSSHQ, encoded by the exons ATGGCGGGCCCGGTCAAGGACCGCGAGGCCTTCCAGAGGCTCAACTTCCTCTACCAG gCCGCCCACTGCGTCCTTGCGCAGGACCCCGAGAACCAGGCGCTGGCCAGATTCTACTGCCACACTGAGCGGACCATCGCCAAGCGGCTCGTCCTGCGTCG GGACCCCTCGGTGAAGAGGACCCTCTGCCGTGGCTGCTCTTCCCCGCTCATCCCGGGCCTCACCTGCACCCAGCGCCAGAGAC GCCGCAAGGGACAGCGCTGGACAGTCCAGACCTGCCTAACATGTCAGCGCAGCCAACGGTTCCTCAATGATCCCAGGCATCTGCTCTGGGGAGACCGGCCTGAGGCCCAGCTGGGGAGTCAGGCAG ATCCCAAACCGCCACAGCCTGGGCCAAACACAGCCCACTCCGATCCAGCCCACCTCCCTAAGGAGAAGGTGCAGGCCCAGAGCTCCAGTCACCAGTGA
- the RPP21 gene encoding ribonuclease P protein subunit p21 isoform X2, with amino-acid sequence MAGPVKDREAFQRLNFLYQDPENQALARFYCHTERTIAKRLVLRRDPSVKRTLCRGCSSPLIPGLTCTQRQRRRKGQRWTVQTCLTCQRSQRFLNDPRHLLWGDRPEAQLGSQADPKPPQPGPNTAHSDPAHLPKEKVQAQSSSHQ; translated from the exons ATGGCGGGCCCGGTCAAGGACCGCGAGGCCTTCCAGAGGCTCAACTTCCTCTACCAG GACCCCGAGAACCAGGCGCTGGCCAGATTCTACTGCCACACTGAGCGGACCATCGCCAAGCGGCTCGTCCTGCGTCG GGACCCCTCGGTGAAGAGGACCCTCTGCCGTGGCTGCTCTTCCCCGCTCATCCCGGGCCTCACCTGCACCCAGCGCCAGAGAC GCCGCAAGGGACAGCGCTGGACAGTCCAGACCTGCCTAACATGTCAGCGCAGCCAACGGTTCCTCAATGATCCCAGGCATCTGCTCTGGGGAGACCGGCCTGAGGCCCAGCTGGGGAGTCAGGCAG ATCCCAAACCGCCACAGCCTGGGCCAAACACAGCCCACTCCGATCCAGCCCACCTCCCTAAGGAGAAGGTGCAGGCCCAGAGCTCCAGTCACCAGTGA